In Ruminiclostridium papyrosolvens DSM 2782, the following proteins share a genomic window:
- a CDS encoding ECF transporter S component codes for MRITTKKLVLCALMTAIVFLITFTPFLQIPSPMTQGYYNIGDAAIMIAAILLGRKVGFIAGGIGSLLADVVTGYYIYAPATLIVKGIEGYIIGAIANKKNGVPSRLRQAVAVTAGGLEMVLGYFIYQATVIRMINPTLGMASIIADIPGNLIQGAISAVLALVFLTVLYRTNTVKNLLR; via the coding sequence ATGAGAATTACCACAAAAAAATTAGTACTTTGTGCATTAATGACGGCGATAGTTTTTTTGATTACATTTACTCCGTTTTTGCAGATTCCCAGTCCGATGACTCAGGGTTACTATAATATAGGTGATGCAGCAATAATGATTGCTGCTATTCTTTTAGGACGAAAGGTAGGATTTATTGCAGGTGGAATCGGCTCCTTATTGGCCGATGTTGTGACAGGGTATTATATATATGCTCCAGCAACCTTGATAGTAAAGGGAATTGAGGGATATATAATAGGAGCAATTGCCAATAAGAAAAATGGTGTTCCGTCTCGCCTGAGACAGGCAGTAGCTGTTACAGCCGGTGGCTTGGAGATGGTTCTTGGTTACTTTATATATCAAGCGACTGTTATAAGAATGATTAACCCTACTTTGGGAATGGCAAGTATTATTGCCGACATTCCGGGAAATCTGATTCAGGGAGCAATTAGTGCAGTTCTTGCATTGGTTTTTCTTACTGTATTATACAGGACAAACACAGTTAAGAATTTATTACGTTGA